Proteins found in one Exiguobacterium sp. 9-2 genomic segment:
- a CDS encoding class I SAM-dependent methyltransferase encodes MLRDLISSKTMVRSATLRNRQAIQANRATIQRANLNHLKLVHETVNGIYSIYTIYFWKSVDRTLQEMYRALRPDGRFVLTYCDGKAGEEGEELHERIEREFIPLANKMGFESVILKRGPVIRSFHTVALVGYKG; translated from the coding sequence ATGTTACGGGACTTGATCTCTTCGAAAACAATGGTTCGTTCTGCGACGCTTCGTAATCGACAAGCCATTCAAGCAAACCGAGCGACGATTCAGCGAGCCAATCTGAATCACTTGAAGTTAGTGCATGAGACGGTCAATGGTATTTATAGTATTTATACGATCTATTTTTGGAAATCCGTCGATCGAACGCTTCAAGAAATGTATCGAGCCTTACGACCAGACGGACGATTCGTTTTAACATACTGTGATGGAAAAGCAGGGGAAGAGGGGGAAGAACTACATGAGCGGATCGAACGGGAATTCATCCCGCTTGCAAACAAAATGGGATTCGAATCAGTCATTTTGAAACGTGGACCAGTCATTCGTTCGTTTCATACGGTAGCGCTTGTGGGATATAAAGGATGA
- a CDS encoding cation diffusion facilitator family transporter: MAHDHHHHHHHTDNKKVLGLSFLIITVFMIVEVIGGIWTNSLALLSDAGHMLSDSISLAIALLAFQFSSQAPDANKTFGSKRFEILAAILNGVTLIVIALYIFIEAIQRFIDPPAVATTGMLIISVLGLLVNILVAWIMTRGGGHEHNLNMRGAYLHVLSDMLGSVGAIVAALLILFFGWGWADPLASIIVAILVLRSGYYVTKASVHVLMEGTPSDVDIDEVVSTIQTNEAVLGLHDLHIWSITSGYNALSCHVVVKENMTVRESESIREQIDHDLKHVGITHATIQVETDQHAHGNTLYCDGKHESHTH; the protein is encoded by the coding sequence ATGGCACATGATCATCATCATCACCATCATCATACGGACAATAAAAAGGTACTCGGCCTGTCGTTCCTGATCATTACTGTGTTCATGATCGTCGAGGTCATCGGCGGGATTTGGACGAACAGTTTGGCATTGTTATCAGACGCCGGGCACATGTTAAGTGATTCGATTTCACTTGCGATTGCCCTGTTAGCCTTCCAGTTCTCGAGTCAAGCACCGGATGCGAACAAGACGTTCGGTTCAAAACGCTTTGAAATCTTAGCCGCAATCCTAAATGGCGTGACGCTGATTGTCATCGCTCTCTATATTTTCATTGAAGCCATTCAACGCTTCATCGATCCACCCGCTGTCGCAACGACGGGGATGCTGATCATTAGTGTCCTCGGGTTGCTCGTCAACATTTTAGTTGCCTGGATCATGACACGCGGCGGTGGGCACGAACATAACCTCAACATGCGCGGTGCGTATCTGCACGTCTTAAGCGACATGCTCGGATCGGTCGGTGCGATTGTAGCCGCCTTGCTGATCCTATTCTTCGGTTGGGGATGGGCGGATCCACTTGCGAGTATCATCGTAGCGATCCTCGTCTTACGGAGCGGTTATTACGTGACGAAGGCGTCCGTTCACGTCTTGATGGAAGGAACGCCGAGTGATGTCGACATTGATGAGGTCGTTTCGACGATTCAGACGAACGAAGCCGTTCTCGGACTACATGATCTACACATCTGGTCGATCACGAGTGGTTATAATGCGTTATCGTGTCACGTCGTCGTCAAGGAGAACATGACCGTCCGGGAGTCGGAGTCGATTCGCGAACAGATTGATCACGACTTAAAACATGTCGGCATTACCCACGCGACCATCCAGGTCGAGACGGATCAACACGCACATGGCAATACGTTGTATTGTGACGGCAAACACGAATCGCATACGCATTAA
- a CDS encoding MFS transporter, whose amino-acid sequence MSRAFRFMYVSDLLSTVGTSFVYIAIYWLSAEQISASGVALLATGVFLIRFLVSTFVGPWIDRFVSASLYQTSLLIRLLALGITLVGIGLTDVVLPWLLGLLVVQTILQIVGGNAVFTWVVDLVEDDQLPQANAYLATIERIGTLSGFLLGGMMIAHFSIASILWLDLGLHLVAWLLVRHMTGQVAEGARVGSYREALLEGVHYVARDGRLKWILGCAILANWMITPMNTLLAPYAKNVLSGNAQTFSALELATVIGGITMSLLYGKWVVSIRQDKLFRIAVVLQGLAIAIVAYMSSVPLAIGGFVLLGMALTLFGIPFATLLQRSTPAHLLGRVRTAMVAASTACSALCYGLSSYLTSLFNISFVFLLFSLSGLVLTAIWLLIHRNVSFTEARQDKVG is encoded by the coding sequence ATGTCACGTGCGTTTCGTTTTATGTATGTCTCCGATTTGTTATCGACTGTCGGGACGAGTTTTGTTTATATTGCGATTTACTGGTTGAGCGCGGAACAGATTAGTGCTTCAGGTGTCGCCTTGCTTGCAACAGGTGTGTTTTTGATTCGTTTTCTCGTCTCAACGTTCGTTGGACCGTGGATTGACCGTTTCGTCAGCGCATCGTTGTATCAAACGTCCTTACTCATTCGCTTGCTAGCGCTTGGTATTACGTTAGTGGGAATCGGTCTGACAGACGTCGTCTTACCGTGGTTACTCGGCTTGCTCGTCGTTCAGACGATCTTACAAATCGTCGGCGGTAATGCTGTCTTCACGTGGGTCGTTGATTTAGTCGAAGATGACCAATTGCCGCAAGCGAATGCTTATCTCGCAACAATCGAACGGATCGGGACGTTAAGTGGATTCTTACTTGGTGGGATGATGATTGCCCACTTCTCGATTGCGAGTATCTTGTGGCTCGATCTAGGACTGCATCTCGTTGCTTGGTTACTCGTCCGACACATGACGGGACAAGTCGCAGAAGGAGCGCGTGTCGGATCGTACCGCGAAGCGTTGCTCGAAGGGGTTCATTACGTCGCGCGTGACGGTCGCTTAAAATGGATCCTTGGTTGTGCGATCCTTGCGAACTGGATGATCACACCGATGAATACCTTACTTGCGCCATATGCCAAGAACGTCTTATCGGGGAATGCCCAAACATTTTCCGCACTTGAGCTAGCGACGGTGATCGGGGGGATCACGATGTCGCTCCTTTACGGGAAGTGGGTCGTCTCGATCAGACAGGATAAGCTGTTTCGGATCGCAGTCGTGCTGCAAGGACTCGCGATTGCAATCGTTGCTTATATGTCGTCCGTGCCCCTTGCGATTGGCGGATTCGTTTTACTCGGCATGGCGCTGACATTGTTCGGGATTCCGTTTGCGACCTTGTTACAACGCTCGACGCCTGCGCACTTGCTCGGACGGGTTCGAACAGCGATGGTCGCAGCATCAACGGCGTGTTCTGCACTCTGTTACGGATTATCATCGTACTTGACGTCGCTCTTTAACATCTCGTTTGTTTTCCTACTGTTTTCCTTAAGTGGTCTCGTGTTGACAGCTATCTGGTTACTCATTCATCGTAACGTTTCCTTTACCGAGGCACGACAGGACAAGGTCGGATGA
- a CDS encoding sugar nucleotide-binding protein has translation MKAIITGMNGTVAPVVADVLAKHDIETVAWDRTKVSTTDESQMRTFLETERPDYFLHIGMGSVSWTEALVRLCQEYQIPFFFTSTVSVFSDDVPAPIEKDAVPDATDEYGAYKIACEQAIQAIDPQAKIVRIGWQIGTEAGSNNMVDFFTNEMKQHGVIQASRNWYPSSSLLEDTAEALVTILLEREAGLYQLNGNDRYSMYDLAHALNTLHAKNWTIEPVDEPRRDNRMATDVVLVRSLSERLPL, from the coding sequence ATGAAAGCGATTATTACAGGCATGAATGGTACGGTAGCGCCTGTCGTTGCGGACGTCTTAGCAAAGCACGATATCGAGACAGTCGCGTGGGATCGGACGAAAGTCTCAACGACTGACGAGTCTCAGATGCGGACGTTTTTAGAAACGGAACGACCGGATTATTTCCTACATATTGGGATGGGGTCCGTCAGTTGGACGGAAGCGCTCGTCCGTTTGTGCCAGGAATATCAGATTCCGTTCTTTTTCACGAGTACAGTATCTGTTTTTTCGGACGACGTACCAGCACCGATTGAAAAGGACGCTGTACCGGATGCGACCGATGAGTATGGTGCCTATAAGATTGCTTGCGAGCAAGCGATTCAAGCAATTGATCCTCAAGCAAAAATCGTCCGAATCGGCTGGCAGATCGGGACGGAGGCAGGTTCGAACAACATGGTCGACTTCTTCACGAACGAGATGAAGCAACACGGTGTCATTCAAGCAAGTCGAAACTGGTATCCGTCGAGTTCGTTGCTTGAAGATACAGCAGAAGCGCTCGTTACGATTTTACTTGAACGCGAAGCGGGGCTTTATCAGTTGAACGGAAACGATCGTTATTCGATGTACGATTTAGCACATGCCTTAAATACACTCCACGCGAAAAACTGGACGATTGAACCAGTCGATGAACCGCGCCGGGATAACCGGATGGCGACAGATGTCGTTTTGGTCCGTTCGTTGTCAGAACGATTGCCACTCTAA
- a CDS encoding globin domain-containing protein, with protein MLSTSTIQIVQSTVPVLASHGAAITKVFYQRLFQAHPELKHVFNQSNQRSDRQSQALATAVYAAAAHIDRLETLKPVLLPVLHKHRSLQIKPEMYPLVGQELLGAMQDVLGEAATPAILQAWGEAYGEIADLFITLEAELYTQDEQAKDFSGYQSVKISDIQEQADGIRSLTFKTDNPLPDYRAGQYITIRIQDSDGLWHNRQYSLTTASNTTTYTIGVKREGIVSNYLHAARIGDTVLISAPAGAFTLDASGEPVVLIAGGIGITPMLAMADESLAAGRQVTLHHAVQDERNRPFNEQLALLEQRGARVIRYAEHQATDQVGRLPKDVIAGITDPTYVCGPEAMIQYVIKHFTASSDKLHYEIFGPALAFAAETPVTQ; from the coding sequence ATGTTATCAACCTCTACCATTCAAATCGTTCAATCAACCGTCCCGGTCCTTGCATCGCATGGCGCCGCAATTACGAAAGTCTTTTATCAACGTTTATTTCAAGCTCATCCAGAACTCAAACATGTCTTCAATCAATCGAATCAACGGAGTGACCGACAATCGCAAGCACTCGCTACAGCCGTTTATGCCGCTGCTGCTCACATCGATCGACTCGAGACGTTAAAACCAGTCTTATTACCAGTGCTGCATAAACACCGGAGTCTACAAATCAAGCCGGAGATGTATCCACTCGTCGGTCAAGAATTACTCGGAGCGATGCAAGACGTCTTAGGGGAAGCCGCAACGCCTGCAATCCTGCAAGCGTGGGGTGAAGCGTACGGGGAGATTGCCGATTTGTTCATCACACTCGAAGCCGAACTATACACGCAGGACGAACAGGCGAAAGACTTTTCCGGTTATCAGTCCGTCAAGATTTCGGATATCCAGGAACAAGCAGACGGCATCCGCTCGCTGACTTTCAAAACGGACAATCCGCTCCCTGATTATCGAGCAGGGCAATACATCACGATACGGATTCAAGATAGCGACGGCTTATGGCACAATCGTCAGTACAGTCTGACGACGGCATCAAACACGACGACTTATACGATTGGTGTCAAACGAGAAGGCATCGTCTCGAACTACTTACATGCAGCTCGAATCGGTGACACGGTGTTAATCAGTGCGCCAGCTGGGGCCTTCACGCTTGATGCATCAGGTGAACCCGTCGTTCTGATTGCTGGTGGAATCGGCATCACACCGATGCTTGCGATGGCAGACGAATCTTTAGCTGCTGGTCGACAGGTAACGTTACATCACGCCGTCCAAGACGAACGCAATCGTCCATTTAACGAGCAACTTGCCTTGCTTGAGCAGCGTGGCGCACGCGTCATTCGCTACGCAGAGCATCAGGCGACGGATCAAGTAGGTCGCCTGCCGAAAGACGTTATCGCAGGCATCACGGATCCGACATACGTCTGTGGGCCGGAAGCGATGATTCAATACGTCATTAAACACTTCACGGCGTCTTCGGACAAACTGCATTACGAAATCTTTGGACCGGCACTCGCTTTTGCCGCGGAAACGCCAGTCACGCAGTAA
- a CDS encoding ABC transporter substrate-binding protein — MDAYLFMLWKTCRNGHYPITTLAEAIHLSPKQTKRYLNKWQEDGWMNYTSGRGRGNLSELVWLRHVEREYAKRMLERIDRDSIESVTEELSWDWSPAQAGRFMRQLERKFGYTQTTSDALLIPRKRNFLTTHPLEAADIHSAHLVQNVFNRLFTIDVDGNIQGELAHHYAWNGPMLSLFLRKDVRFHDGSLLSSKEVTKSLRALINYPAYASSYRHVKHIVSNGPYRVDLTLDQRRSSILPQLASIHTSIIKDGIGTGPFQLTQHDDKKTVLTAFPNYFGIRALLDRIEFIQMPEQYDPVYRTSASDSSPIDTIATQSGFGLVFLHPRAGGPFESKAARHYIHRLITEVRDGIHDFHERTQPNDSGFLESYSPSYTVPDGPAVLFTQPIRIKLTDFTDKITRWLCQRFDQDGIPYEFVEVGFEESITDFHVYDTIDLAIHAEVFERNVQYAFYQFMTNTFSPPIRLFQQMPEMLTWIEQYDTTPFEDWLPIHQAIERYLINESYFIPFYHDTRLIPYPIELQNITIDSFGYFDFSKLWISNQS, encoded by the coding sequence ATGGATGCTTATCTTTTTATGTTATGGAAGACTTGCCGAAATGGACATTATCCGATCACGACACTCGCGGAAGCGATCCATTTAAGTCCTAAACAAACGAAACGATATCTTAATAAATGGCAGGAAGACGGCTGGATGAATTACACGAGTGGTCGCGGACGGGGCAACTTAAGTGAACTCGTCTGGTTACGCCACGTCGAACGGGAGTATGCGAAACGGATGCTCGAGCGGATCGACCGTGATTCGATCGAATCAGTGACGGAAGAACTGTCGTGGGACTGGTCACCGGCCCAAGCAGGACGCTTCATGCGCCAACTCGAGCGAAAGTTCGGCTATACGCAAACGACATCGGACGCCTTGCTGATTCCTCGGAAACGCAACTTCTTGACGACACACCCGTTAGAAGCAGCTGACATTCATAGTGCTCACCTCGTCCAAAACGTCTTCAACCGTTTGTTTACGATTGACGTCGACGGCAACATCCAAGGCGAACTGGCACATCACTATGCCTGGAATGGTCCGATGCTCAGTCTCTTCTTACGTAAGGACGTCCGCTTTCATGATGGTTCCCTCCTGTCGAGTAAGGAAGTGACGAAGAGTCTCCGTGCTCTGATCAACTATCCGGCTTATGCCTCTTCTTATCGGCACGTCAAACATATCGTCTCAAACGGTCCGTACCGGGTCGATCTCACACTCGATCAGCGCAGGAGTTCGATTTTGCCGCAGCTCGCCTCGATACATACGAGCATCATCAAAGATGGCATTGGAACGGGACCATTTCAACTCACGCAACATGACGATAAGAAAACCGTTCTGACGGCATTTCCGAATTACTTTGGCATCCGCGCCCTGCTCGACCGAATTGAGTTCATCCAGATGCCGGAGCAATATGACCCGGTCTACCGGACATCAGCATCTGACTCCAGTCCGATTGATACGATCGCGACGCAGTCCGGATTTGGTCTCGTCTTTCTCCATCCACGCGCCGGTGGTCCGTTTGAATCAAAAGCAGCGCGACATTATATCCACCGGCTCATCACGGAAGTCCGTGATGGCATTCATGACTTCCATGAACGGACACAACCGAACGACTCTGGTTTTCTTGAGTCCTATAGTCCATCGTATACCGTCCCGGACGGTCCTGCTGTTTTGTTCACGCAACCGATCCGGATCAAGTTGACTGATTTTACGGACAAAATAACACGTTGGCTCTGTCAGCGATTTGATCAGGACGGGATTCCGTATGAGTTCGTCGAAGTCGGATTCGAAGAGAGTATTACGGATTTTCATGTCTACGATACGATCGATCTCGCCATTCATGCCGAAGTGTTCGAGCGGAATGTCCAGTACGCCTTCTATCAGTTCATGACGAATACTTTTTCACCACCGATCCGGCTATTTCAGCAGATGCCCGAGATGCTGACATGGATTGAACAATACGATACAACACCGTTCGAAGACTGGCTTCCGATTCATCAAGCAATCGAACGCTACTTGATTAACGAATCGTATTTCATCCCGTTCTATCACGATACACGACTAATTCCGTATCCGATCGAGCTGCAAAATATCACAATTGATTCATTCGGTTATTTTGATTTCTCAAAGCTCTGGATATCCAATCAATCGTGA
- a CDS encoding MDR family MFS transporter, with protein sequence MKWKEIPKPIKVRLITSFFNRAVSFSIMPFMALLFVKAFNEVIAGAFLIAMVFVSFITNLLGGYLADRFSRKRLLVTTSALTALTFITMAISLTLDWMLLFMVIYAVFSVTSNLGRPAMGAIIIDATTKENRQAVYALDYWLVNLSIAIGTALGGWLYVSNQLLLFWILSFTSSVLPIAYYLFLDDTPRTWQRQKLRGVITDIFTSYQLAWRDRPFVKVVFGSMCILAAEFSMGSYVAVRLADSFEPLSFAGWSINGVRMMSIINIENTLLVVTLTFVVQRLAKRLSPRRTLAAGLMLYTIGYVVVTSANSMTALMLFIFIATIGELLYSPVLNTQKANMMPADQRGAYSAFAGTSFAGADLLSRSTILVGTFLIPSMMSVYLGLILLTGFGLVYTSLFVKESVERQRNVS encoded by the coding sequence ATGAAATGGAAAGAAATACCGAAACCAATTAAAGTACGTCTCATCACATCGTTTTTCAACCGCGCTGTCTCGTTTTCGATCATGCCGTTCATGGCTCTCTTGTTCGTCAAGGCATTCAACGAAGTCATCGCCGGTGCGTTTTTGATCGCGATGGTCTTCGTCAGCTTCATCACCAATCTACTCGGCGGATATCTCGCCGACCGCTTCTCTCGTAAACGCCTACTCGTCACGACATCTGCGCTCACGGCGTTGACGTTCATCACGATGGCGATCTCGTTGACGCTCGACTGGATGCTGTTGTTCATGGTCATTTACGCCGTCTTCTCGGTGACGAGTAATCTTGGTCGTCCGGCAATGGGGGCGATCATCATCGATGCGACGACGAAGGAGAACCGCCAAGCGGTCTATGCGCTCGACTACTGGTTGGTCAATCTCTCGATCGCCATCGGAACAGCGCTCGGGGGCTGGCTCTACGTCAGCAATCAATTGCTGTTGTTTTGGATCTTGAGCTTTACGTCGTCCGTTTTACCGATCGCGTACTACCTGTTTCTCGACGACACACCGCGAACGTGGCAACGTCAGAAACTACGTGGTGTCATCACGGATATCTTTACAAGCTATCAACTCGCTTGGCGGGACCGTCCGTTCGTTAAGGTCGTCTTTGGTTCGATGTGTATCTTAGCGGCTGAGTTTTCGATGGGGAGTTACGTCGCCGTCCGCCTCGCTGATTCGTTTGAACCACTATCGTTTGCCGGGTGGTCGATCAACGGGGTTCGGATGATGAGTATCATCAACATCGAAAATACGTTGCTCGTCGTCACGTTGACGTTCGTCGTCCAGCGGCTTGCGAAGCGTCTTTCTCCGCGCCGGACGCTCGCTGCAGGTCTGATGCTGTACACGATCGGTTACGTTGTCGTGACGAGTGCCAACAGTATGACGGCACTGATGCTTTTTATCTTCATTGCAACGATCGGCGAGTTGCTCTACTCCCCGGTCTTAAACACACAAAAAGCGAACATGATGCCGGCGGATCAACGCGGGGCGTACTCAGCCTTCGCCGGAACGTCATTCGCAGGAGCTGATTTGCTTTCTCGGTCGACGATTTTAGTTGGGACATTTTTAATCCCGTCGATGATGAGTGTTTACCTCGGATTGATTCTTTTGACGGGCTTTGGTTTAGTCTATACAAGTCTGTTCGTGAAGGAATCGGTCGAACGACAGCGAAACGTATCATAA
- a CDS encoding GNAT family N-acetyltransferase, translating to MHLPDTIETPRHVLRRWQEDDAAALYAYAKDPNVGPKAGWAPHASLGESREVIGIFQASPGEYAVTDKETGAVIGSFGFHFNRRPDDSITHDRQVEIGYVLAPNYWGEGRMPEIVEAMIDFIFRELPIDVVWCGHFDFNDQSRRVVEKLGFTPVLDRPFVLERIDGRTVTSHVYNWTRERYEAIQGN from the coding sequence ATGCACTTACCAGATACGATAGAAACACCACGGCACGTGTTGCGTCGTTGGCAAGAAGACGATGCAGCAGCACTTTACGCTTACGCGAAGGATCCGAATGTCGGACCGAAGGCAGGCTGGGCACCGCATGCGTCGCTTGGCGAAAGCCGCGAAGTGATCGGGATATTTCAAGCGTCGCCCGGCGAGTATGCCGTGACCGATAAGGAGACGGGGGCAGTCATCGGGAGCTTCGGATTTCACTTTAATCGTCGGCCGGACGATTCAATCACCCATGACCGTCAAGTCGAGATCGGCTATGTCCTCGCGCCTAACTACTGGGGAGAAGGGCGGATGCCGGAAATCGTTGAAGCAATGATTGATTTCATCTTCCGGGAACTGCCGATCGATGTCGTTTGGTGTGGTCACTTTGATTTTAATGACCAGTCACGCCGTGTCGTTGAGAAACTCGGTTTTACACCTGTTCTTGACCGACCATTCGTATTAGAGCGAATTGACGGACGGACCGTGACGAGCCATGTCTACAACTGGACGCGTGAGCGGTATGAAGCAATACAAGGGAATTGA
- a CDS encoding DinB family protein: MNAGKTMYEYHNWAMQLMLDHMDALPENLLNKEVKSSYPTIAKTLSHILAVDTMWIHVLEKVEFQQALQDAMSQLPLTDAYTIEEFKTAFKNIASKYQLFINQKSNLTMAIHVDNPWSGPRETTFEEILLHVANHGTYHLGNITTMLRQQNESSLMMDYSLFWYEDMKVKP, translated from the coding sequence ATGAATGCCGGAAAAACGATGTATGAATATCACAACTGGGCGATGCAGTTGATGTTAGATCATATGGATGCATTACCTGAAAATCTATTAAATAAAGAGGTGAAAAGCTCTTATCCGACAATTGCTAAAACGCTTAGTCATATTCTTGCAGTTGATACTATGTGGATTCATGTTTTAGAAAAAGTAGAATTTCAACAAGCGCTACAAGATGCGATGAGTCAATTACCATTAACTGATGCATATACAATTGAAGAATTCAAAACAGCATTCAAAAATATAGCATCAAAGTATCAACTATTTATAAATCAGAAATCAAATCTTACTATGGCGATACATGTGGATAATCCTTGGTCTGGTCCACGGGAAACGACTTTTGAAGAAATTCTTTTACATGTAGCCAATCACGGTACGTATCACCTAGGGAACATTACTACCATGTTAAGGCAACAAAATGAATCCTCATTGATGATGGATTATTCTCTTTTTTGGTACGAAGATATGAAAGTCAAGCCATAA
- a CDS encoding helix-turn-helix transcriptional regulator — MKLERLLTIIFKLLNRSTISAAQLASELNVSQRTIYRDIETISAAGIPVTSYHGTNGGFGIIENYKWDKTFLNASSMVDVLSLMKSLSAQLHDQDLKNTLERLSILTTEEQNNHLHIDLADQSIEPTFLIDLQKSIKESKRVLFQYISAQKEQTIREVDPIFLRYKFRTWYLYAYCYLRNDYREFKVSHMLNLQRLSTSIQDNHPIPGDRAVVKPARESITLRVHPESIHVVLNHFQHQSMVFEEDGSVTMTLLLPSPLHAEWLINILLSFRSGVVVIHPFYLQDILRNEAKKIVNLYEDI, encoded by the coding sequence TTGAAACTCGAACGATTACTGACTATCATATTTAAGTTACTGAATCGCTCTACGATCTCGGCCGCTCAATTAGCTAGTGAATTAAATGTCTCTCAGAGAACGATTTATCGAGATATCGAAACCATTAGTGCAGCTGGAATTCCCGTTACTTCTTATCATGGAACTAATGGAGGTTTCGGTATTATTGAGAATTATAAATGGGATAAGACCTTTTTAAATGCGTCTTCTATGGTCGATGTTCTATCTTTAATGAAAAGTTTATCAGCGCAATTACATGATCAAGATTTAAAAAATACGCTAGAACGGCTATCGATTCTTACGACAGAAGAACAAAATAACCATTTACACATTGATTTAGCTGATCAATCCATTGAGCCTACTTTCTTAATTGATCTTCAAAAGAGTATCAAAGAATCAAAAAGAGTTCTGTTTCAATACATCAGTGCTCAAAAGGAACAGACCATTCGAGAAGTAGATCCTATTTTTCTACGATATAAATTTCGTACATGGTACCTTTATGCTTATTGTTATTTAAGAAATGATTACCGCGAATTCAAAGTGTCACATATGCTCAACCTTCAAAGACTTTCAACATCTATTCAGGATAACCATCCCATTCCTGGAGACAGAGCTGTCGTGAAGCCCGCACGGGAAAGTATCACGTTAAGAGTTCATCCTGAATCCATTCATGTAGTCTTAAACCATTTTCAGCATCAATCGATGGTTTTTGAAGAAGATGGTAGTGTTACGATGACTTTATTGTTACCTTCACCTTTACATGCGGAATGGTTAATCAACATTTTATTAAGCTTCAGATCAGGTGTAGTTGTTATTCATCCCTTTTACTTACAAGACATATTAAGAAATGAAGCCAAAAAAATAGTTAATCTATATGAGGATATATGA
- a CDS encoding DUF2164 family protein yields MSEFAAERVFDFIKESVAIHFYNIGIQDAHAAVLSHSRHSTMNC; encoded by the coding sequence CTGTCTGAGTTCGCCGCAGAACGTGTTTTTGATTTCATCAAAGAGTCAGTTGCTATTCACTTTTATAATATTGGAATTCAAGACGCTCATGCGGCTGTGTTAAGTCATTCGCGTCACTCGACGATGAATTGTTAA
- a CDS encoding SRPBCC family protein, translating into MNQSVKDIQHSIKINNPIEQVWANVSTARSLSKWFMPNDLVAQTGCVFHIQSPFGPSPCTVLNVQPERELSFSWDEDGWIVTFSLTPLNDLTLFTVTHSGWKNADDLVPKANQPQGRVRNFMDQGWDGMLQKLKATF; encoded by the coding sequence ATGAATCAATCTGTGAAAGATATTCAACATTCCATTAAGATCAACAATCCCATTGAACAGGTATGGGCGAATGTCTCGACGGCTCGCTCTTTATCTAAATGGTTTATGCCAAACGACCTTGTCGCACAAACAGGATGTGTGTTTCATATTCAATCTCCTTTTGGTCCATCTCCTTGCACGGTATTAAACGTACAACCAGAAAGAGAATTATCGTTTAGTTGGGATGAAGATGGATGGATCGTGACCTTCTCCCTAACTCCATTGAACGACCTTACCCTTTTCACTGTGACACACAGCGGATGGAAAAACGCTGATGACCTTGTGCCGAAAGCAAATCAGCCACAAGGTCGTGTCCGTAACTTTATGGACCAAGGTTGGGATGGGATGCTTCAGAAATTGAAAGCAACATTTTAA
- a CDS encoding PadR family transcriptional regulator, whose product MSSTQMLKGILDGCLLALIAEEEIYGYELATKLKAYGFADISEGTIYPLLIRMQKLDWIEATSRVSPSGPKRKYYSITTSGVEELAAFKQRWHHLSTSVESILKEDE is encoded by the coding sequence ATGTCATCGACGCAAATGTTAAAAGGAATTCTCGACGGTTGCTTACTCGCACTGATTGCGGAAGAAGAGATTTATGGCTATGAACTGGCGACGAAACTGAAAGCGTACGGATTCGCCGACATCAGTGAGGGAACGATCTATCCTCTATTGATTCGGATGCAAAAACTGGACTGGATCGAAGCAACCTCTCGCGTCTCCCCGTCCGGTCCAAAACGAAAGTATTATTCGATCACGACGAGCGGTGTTGAAGAACTCGCCGCTTTCAAACAAAGATGGCATCACCTTTCAACGAGTGTCGAAAGCATTTTAAAGGAGGACGAATGA